Proteins from a genomic interval of Silvimonas iriomotensis:
- the phoR gene encoding phosphate regulon sensor histidine kinase PhoR: MIWLRSTIYYLCILLFALIVSALAGPVWGLSMAAGILGIATAFHLYNLARLLRWMKNPRVDNVPGSFLLWQDVFDRLYEQVRNQRKTQDRLAHMLERFTSAGEALPDGVIMLDEHDRVEWCNQAASQHLGIDRVTDIWQIVTNIVRQPSLREYLRMQDFAHPLMLRTTRPQEQVLSVQLVPFDTTRKLLLSRDITQLDRVQTVHRDFIANVSHELRTPLTVVGGFIETMIDMPDLEEATRRQQLQLMYDQTQRMQRLVDDLLTLSRLENGQQMKEEEVDVPQLMRLMHDEAVGLSQGRHEVRIGTLAPARLIGNHDELHSAFGNLVSNAIRYTPQGGVITINWVVDHEQPVFSVQDTGIGVAPEHVPRLTERFYRVDRGRSRSTGGTGLGLAIVKHILQRHQAQLAVKSRLGEGSEFSVRFPPHRLLAD, from the coding sequence ATGATTTGGCTGCGCTCGACCATCTATTACCTCTGCATTTTGCTGTTCGCCCTGATTGTTTCTGCACTTGCCGGCCCGGTTTGGGGCTTGTCGATGGCTGCAGGCATTCTGGGTATCGCCACTGCATTTCACCTGTATAACCTTGCCCGTCTGCTGCGCTGGATGAAAAATCCGCGCGTCGATAACGTGCCGGGCAGCTTTTTGCTGTGGCAGGACGTGTTTGACCGGCTGTACGAACAGGTCCGCAACCAGCGCAAGACGCAAGACCGCCTGGCGCACATGCTGGAGCGCTTTACCAGCGCCGGCGAAGCCCTGCCCGATGGCGTGATCATGCTGGACGAACATGACCGCGTGGAATGGTGCAACCAGGCCGCCAGCCAGCATCTGGGCATCGATCGCGTCACCGACATCTGGCAGATCGTCACCAATATCGTGCGCCAGCCCAGCCTGCGCGAATACCTGCGCATGCAGGATTTTGCCCACCCGCTGATGCTGCGCACCACACGCCCGCAAGAGCAGGTCTTGTCGGTGCAGCTGGTGCCGTTCGACACCACGCGCAAGCTGCTGCTGTCGCGCGACATTACCCAGCTTGATCGCGTGCAGACCGTGCACCGCGACTTCATCGCCAACGTCTCGCATGAGCTGCGCACGCCGCTGACCGTGGTGGGCGGCTTTATCGAAACCATGATCGACATGCCCGATCTGGAAGAAGCCACCCGTCGCCAGCAACTGCAACTGATGTACGACCAGACCCAGCGCATGCAGCGTCTGGTGGATGATCTGCTGACCTTGTCGCGGCTGGAAAACGGCCAGCAGATGAAAGAAGAAGAAGTGGATGTGCCGCAACTGATGCGCCTGATGCATGACGAGGCCGTGGGCCTGTCGCAAGGGCGCCATGAAGTGCGCATCGGCACGCTGGCGCCGGCCCGGCTGATCGGCAATCATGACGAGCTGCACTCTGCCTTTGGCAACCTGGTTTCCAACGCCATCCGCTATACACCGCAAGGCGGCGTCATCACCATCAACTGGGTGGTCGATCACGAGCAGCCGGTCTTCAGTGTCCAGGATACCGGGATCGGCGTAGCGCCAGAACACGTGCCGCGCCTGACCGAGCGCTTTTACCGCGTCGACCGCGGTCGCTCCCGCTCGACGGGTGGTACCGGTCTGGGGCTAGCGATCGTCAAACACATTTTGCAGCGCCACCAGGCGCAACTGGCCGTCAAATCCCGTCTGGGTGAAGGCAGCGAGTTTTCGGTACGTTTTCCGCCGCATCGCTTGCTGGCGGACTGA
- the phoB gene encoding phosphate regulon transcriptional regulator PhoB produces MPANILLVEDEPAIQELISFNLTQAGHHVMRADSAESAAHIVRNALPDLILLDWMLPGMTGIEFARKLRGEERTRQIPLIMLTARSDEQDKIIGLDTGADDYITKPFSPRELQARIKSVLRRRSPQVTDDLVEVQGLRLDPTTHRVTGNGDPIDLGPTEFRLLHFFMTHPERVHSRAQLLDQVWGDHVFVEERTVDVHIRRLRSALETSGYDRLIQTVRGTGYRLSAQ; encoded by the coding sequence ATGCCAGCCAACATCCTGCTTGTCGAAGACGAACCGGCCATCCAGGAACTGATTTCCTTCAACCTGACCCAGGCCGGCCACCATGTGATGCGTGCCGATTCTGCTGAATCTGCCGCCCATATCGTACGCAATGCGCTGCCTGACCTGATCCTGCTGGACTGGATGCTGCCAGGCATGACCGGTATTGAATTTGCCCGCAAGCTGCGTGGCGAAGAGCGTACCCGCCAGATCCCGCTGATCATGCTCACCGCCCGTTCGGACGAGCAAGACAAGATCATCGGCCTTGATACCGGCGCGGATGATTACATCACCAAGCCGTTCAGCCCGCGTGAACTGCAGGCGCGGATCAAATCCGTGCTGCGCCGCCGCTCGCCGCAAGTGACCGATGATCTGGTGGAAGTGCAAGGCCTGCGCCTTGACCCGACCACCCACCGCGTCACCGGCAATGGTGACCCGATTGATCTGGGGCCGACTGAATTCCGTCTGCTGCACTTCTTCATGACCCACCCGGAACGCGTGCATTCCCGCGCGCAACTGCTGGATCAGGTCTGGGGCGACCACGTGTTTGTGGAAGAGCGCACGGTGGACGTGCATATCCGCCGCCTGCGTTCGGCACTGGAAACCAGCGGCTACGATCGCCTGATCCAGACCGTGCGCGGCACCGGCTACCGCCTCTCTGCCCAGTAA
- the tal gene encoding transaldolase, whose amino-acid sequence MSRIAAIKPFGQRIWLDNLSRGLLKSGELARLIQEDDIAGVTSNPAIFYKSISSDPLYTGDLAELKKQDLTAEQRYEALVVPDIQATCDLTAPLYRDTKGLDGYVSLEVSPHLANDAQGTIDNAKRLWAAINRPNAMIKVPATSAGVIAFEELIASGINVNITLMFNLVHVDDVLNAYIRGLEARIAAGQPVDHVRAVASVFLSRVDTLIDKQLEAIGSAEAKALQGKVAISFVKVAYQHYKKLFHGSRFADLKAKGAHPQRLLWASTGTKNAAFRDTMYVEELIGPETVNTVPDATLDAFRDHGVAADKLETNTEAAVEVMAQLRKLGINYNLAGEQLQVDGLKLFDEAFDKLLDLTK is encoded by the coding sequence ATGAGTAGAATCGCTGCCATCAAGCCCTTCGGGCAACGTATCTGGCTGGATAACCTGTCCCGTGGCCTGCTGAAGTCGGGCGAACTGGCTCGTCTGATTCAAGAAGACGACATCGCAGGTGTGACATCCAACCCGGCGATCTTCTACAAGTCCATCAGCTCCGACCCGCTCTACACCGGCGACCTGGCTGAACTGAAGAAGCAAGACCTGACCGCAGAACAACGCTACGAAGCGCTGGTTGTGCCGGACATCCAGGCCACTTGCGACCTGACCGCGCCGCTGTACCGCGACACCAAGGGCCTGGACGGCTACGTCAGCCTGGAAGTTTCCCCGCACCTGGCCAACGACGCACAAGGCACCATCGACAACGCCAAGCGTCTGTGGGCAGCCATCAACCGTCCGAACGCCATGATCAAGGTTCCGGCTACGTCTGCCGGCGTGATCGCGTTCGAAGAACTGATCGCTTCGGGCATCAACGTCAACATCACCCTGATGTTCAACCTGGTTCACGTGGATGACGTGCTGAACGCCTACATCCGTGGCCTGGAAGCCCGTATCGCTGCTGGCCAGCCGGTTGACCACGTGCGCGCTGTAGCGTCTGTGTTCCTGTCCCGCGTTGACACCCTGATCGACAAGCAACTGGAAGCCATCGGCTCCGCTGAAGCCAAGGCCCTGCAAGGCAAGGTTGCGATCTCCTTCGTCAAGGTTGCCTACCAGCACTACAAGAAGCTGTTCCACGGCAGCCGCTTTGCTGATCTGAAGGCCAAGGGCGCGCACCCGCAACGCCTGCTGTGGGCTTCCACCGGCACCAAGAACGCCGCTTTCCGCGACACCATGTACGTGGAAGAGCTGATCGGCCCGGAAACCGTGAACACCGTGCCGGACGCTACCCTGGACGCATTCCGCGACCACGGCGTTGCTGCTGACAAGCTGGAAACCAACACCGAAGCCGCCGTTGAAGTGATGGCCCAACTGCGCAAGCTGGGTATCAACTACAACCTGGCTGGTGAGCAACTGCAGGTTGACGGTCTGAAGCTGTTTGACGAAGCGTTCGACAAGCTGCTGGACCTGACCAAGTAA
- a CDS encoding YbeD family protein, whose product MTQVNITDLNQDQPRLENLVEFPVLIPVKAVSHKQVAQEEFHAMLVDLTAQHVPGFVAELVTIRPSSQGNYFAATLSVTFDNVEQVHALDAALKAHPLVRMVL is encoded by the coding sequence ATGACCCAAGTTAACATCACTGATCTGAATCAGGACCAGCCCCGGCTGGAAAACCTGGTTGAGTTCCCGGTACTGATCCCGGTCAAGGCCGTGAGCCACAAGCAAGTCGCACAAGAAGAATTCCACGCCATGCTGGTTGACCTGACCGCGCAGCACGTGCCTGGTTTTGTGGCCGAACTGGTGACCATTCGTCCCAGCAGCCAGGGCAATTACTTTGCCGCCACCCTGTCGGTGACTTTCGATAACGTAGAACAAGTGCACGCCCTGGATGCCGCCCTCAAAGCGCACCCGCTGGTGCGCATGGTGCTGTAA
- the lipA gene encoding lipoyl synthase, with the protein MTEEIKTAAASNAAGVKHKGESKTARIPIKVVPLEQKLKKPDWIRVQAPSLNSRFYEIKDILRSQKLHTVCEEASCPNIGECFGKGTATFMIMGDICTRRCPFCDVGHGRPNPLDENEPTHLAETIAALKLRYVVVTSVDRDDLRDGGARHFVECINKTRVASPDTQIEVLVPDFRGRLEIAVDIFGEGLPDVMNHNLETVPRLYKQARPGADYLHSLKLLKDFKAKYPHVNTKSGIMVGLGETDEEILQVMRDMRDHDIDMLTIGQYLQPSNGHLPVLRYVHPDVFKMFEEEAYKMGFKHAAVGAMVRSSYHADQQAHHAGVVA; encoded by the coding sequence ATGACCGAAGAGATCAAGACCGCCGCCGCATCCAATGCCGCAGGTGTGAAGCACAAGGGCGAATCCAAGACCGCCCGCATTCCCATCAAGGTTGTTCCGCTGGAACAAAAGCTCAAAAAGCCGGACTGGATCCGTGTGCAGGCGCCCAGCCTGAACAGCCGCTTTTACGAGATCAAGGACATCCTGCGCTCGCAGAAACTGCACACCGTGTGTGAAGAAGCGTCCTGTCCCAATATCGGTGAGTGTTTTGGTAAAGGCACCGCCACCTTCATGATCATGGGCGACATCTGCACCCGGCGTTGCCCGTTCTGCGACGTCGGCCACGGCCGCCCGAACCCGCTGGACGAAAACGAGCCGACCCATCTGGCCGAAACCATCGCCGCGCTCAAACTGCGCTACGTGGTGGTGACGTCGGTAGACCGCGACGACCTGCGCGACGGTGGTGCCCGCCATTTTGTGGAATGCATCAACAAAACCCGCGTGGCCAGCCCGGATACCCAGATTGAAGTGCTGGTGCCCGACTTCCGCGGCCGTCTGGAGATCGCCGTCGATATCTTTGGCGAAGGTCTGCCGGACGTGATGAACCACAACCTGGAAACCGTGCCGCGCCTGTACAAACAAGCCCGCCCGGGTGCGGACTACCTGCACTCGCTCAAGCTTCTGAAGGACTTCAAGGCAAAGTACCCGCATGTGAACACCAAGTCCGGCATCATGGTCGGCCTGGGTGAGACGGACGAGGAAATCCTGCAGGTGATGCGTGACATGCGTGATCACGACATCGACATGCTGACCATTGGCCAGTATCTGCAGCCCTCCAACGGCCACCTGCCGGTGCTGCGCTACGTGCACCCGGATGTCTTCAAGATGTTCGAAGAAGAAGCCTACAAGATGGGCTTCAAGCACGCCGCCGTGGGCGCCATGGTGCGTTCCAGCTACCACGCCGATCAGCAAGCCCACCACGCGGGCGTCGTCGCATAA
- a CDS encoding D-amino acid aminotransferase, translating to MSVPARTAYLNGQFAPLDTLQVSVMDRGFLFGDGVYEVIPVYSRQPFRLDEHLQRLAHSLAAISLTNPYTLAHWAELILTVVQAQDFEDQSVYLQVTRGPAWPRNHVLPAAVTPTVLIYADTLTPPPPALIEAGVTAVSASDIRWLRCNIKATALLANVLLRQMAVDAGVAETVLFRDGLLIEGSSSNIFVVSQGEILAPPPSHLMLTGITYDLILELARQHGMPHRVCEITEQQVRDADEIWLTSSSREVQAVIRLDDHVVGQGKPGPVFSEMHRHYQQFKRDVMRNKEFRHDPS from the coding sequence ATGTCCGTCCCCGCGCGTACCGCTTATCTGAATGGCCAGTTTGCCCCGCTCGACACACTGCAGGTGTCTGTGATGGATCGCGGTTTTCTGTTTGGTGACGGTGTGTACGAAGTCATTCCGGTCTACAGCCGGCAGCCGTTCAGGCTGGATGAGCACCTGCAGCGACTGGCGCACAGCCTGGCGGCCATCAGTCTGACCAACCCCTACACGCTGGCGCATTGGGCAGAACTGATTCTGACTGTGGTGCAAGCGCAGGATTTCGAAGACCAGTCGGTGTATCTGCAAGTGACCCGTGGCCCGGCCTGGCCGCGCAACCATGTGCTGCCGGCCGCAGTGACCCCCACCGTGCTGATCTATGCCGATACCCTCACGCCGCCCCCGCCAGCGCTGATAGAAGCCGGTGTCACGGCGGTATCGGCGTCGGATATCCGCTGGTTACGCTGCAATATCAAGGCCACCGCGTTGCTGGCCAATGTGCTGCTCCGCCAGATGGCGGTGGATGCCGGCGTGGCTGAAACGGTACTATTCAGGGATGGCCTCTTGATAGAAGGCTCCTCCAGCAACATCTTTGTGGTCAGCCAAGGCGAAATTCTCGCGCCACCACCCTCACATTTGATGCTTACCGGAATCACCTATGACTTGATTCTGGAACTGGCGCGGCAGCACGGCATGCCGCACCGGGTGTGTGAAATCACCGAGCAGCAAGTCCGTGATGCCGACGAAATCTGGCTCACTTCTTCTTCAAGGGAAGTGCAAGCCGTGATCCGGCTGGATGATCATGTGGTGGGGCAGGGCAAACCCGGCCCGGTGTTTAGCGAGATGCACCGCCACTATCAGCAATTCAAGCGCGACGTCATGCGCAACAAGGAGTTCAGACATGACCCAAGTTAA
- the lipB gene encoding lipoyl(octanoyl) transferase LipB — MNWQDVPSSAAHGTLVKPLGVQDYEPTWHAMQAFTDARTADTQDELWLLEHPPVYTLGQAGKPEHILQQTDIPIVKIDRGGQVTYHGPGQLIAYTLLDLRRNKLGVRELVRKLEQSVINLLADFDIEAYGKVDAPGVYVQDALGEAKIAALGLRIRNGCAFHGLSFNVGMDLAPFGWINPCGYAGLRVAQLNDYGFAETPASLAGRMADKILQQIN, encoded by the coding sequence GTGAACTGGCAGGACGTCCCGTCATCTGCAGCGCATGGCACGCTGGTCAAGCCCTTGGGCGTGCAAGACTACGAGCCCACCTGGCACGCCATGCAGGCCTTCACCGACGCCCGCACTGCTGACACGCAAGATGAACTCTGGCTGCTGGAACACCCGCCGGTCTACACCCTGGGCCAGGCGGGCAAGCCGGAGCACATCCTGCAGCAGACCGATATTCCCATCGTCAAGATTGATCGCGGCGGCCAGGTGACTTACCACGGCCCCGGCCAGTTGATTGCCTATACCTTGCTGGACTTGCGCCGCAACAAGCTGGGTGTGCGTGAACTGGTACGCAAGCTGGAGCAAAGCGTGATCAACCTGCTGGCGGATTTTGACATTGAAGCCTACGGCAAGGTCGATGCGCCGGGCGTCTACGTACAGGACGCGCTGGGCGAGGCCAAGATCGCCGCGCTGGGTTTGCGCATCCGTAACGGCTGCGCGTTTCACGGCTTGTCGTTCAATGTCGGCATGGATCTGGCGCCGTTTGGCTGGATCAATCCTTGCGGTTATGCCGGTTTGCGTGTCGCGCAGCTTAATGATTACGGCTTTGCCGAGACACCCGCGTCGCTTGCGGGTAGAATGGCCGACAAAATTCTGCAACAAATCAACTGA
- a CDS encoding VanZ family protein, with the protein MRALPPISFLARRNAPTRVASYFFWCYLLVVLLVSFYPFAGWRFTGEPVFAFYTYPLPYYFTFFDNLINVLAYVPLGLSAGLALRRWRWTGPLLAMLIGIVTSCFVEFVQQFIPSRVASNMDILSNSAGAVIGAAISMVLVLRRSQRRWLVFRHSYLFPGAGAEWGMVWLGLWLITQFDPSVPFFGVVDEPRGIPQPIVAPLNNPALFLDILEGSGMMLNTLGVCLFVSVLMRHSRQAPWAVATLLSAVLASKVVFAGLMLKWSDFFSWINHNVVLGGLAALPLLAVLLQLKRPWRALVGALCLFCTVLVSWMWPLAPQLSAILPLFRWNYGHLMHFRGLAALISDLWPYGTMLFLLGFALRWRGENEPDW; encoded by the coding sequence ATGCGCGCACTCCCACCCATCAGCTTCCTGGCCCGCCGTAACGCCCCCACCCGCGTGGCGAGCTACTTCTTCTGGTGCTACCTGCTGGTGGTACTGCTGGTCTCTTTTTACCCGTTTGCCGGCTGGCGTTTCACCGGCGAGCCGGTTTTCGCCTTCTATACCTACCCGCTGCCGTATTACTTCACGTTCTTCGACAACCTGATCAACGTGCTGGCCTATGTGCCGCTGGGGCTGTCAGCCGGCCTTGCCTTGCGCCGCTGGCGCTGGACCGGCCCCTTGCTGGCAATGCTGATCGGCATCGTCACCTCGTGCTTTGTCGAGTTCGTGCAGCAGTTCATCCCGTCGCGGGTGGCGTCCAATATGGACATCCTCTCCAATAGCGCAGGGGCCGTCATCGGCGCGGCGATCTCGATGGTGCTGGTACTGCGCCGCTCACAACGGCGCTGGCTGGTATTCCGCCATTCTTACCTGTTTCCTGGTGCTGGCGCGGAATGGGGCATGGTCTGGCTTGGCTTGTGGCTGATCACCCAGTTCGACCCCTCCGTCCCCTTCTTTGGCGTGGTCGACGAACCCCGCGGCATCCCCCAACCCATCGTCGCCCCGCTGAACAACCCCGCGCTGTTCCTGGATATCCTGGAAGGCAGCGGCATGATGCTCAACACCCTGGGCGTGTGCCTGTTTGTGTCCGTGCTGATGCGCCACAGCCGCCAGGCGCCATGGGCAGTGGCGACCTTGCTGTCTGCCGTACTGGCCAGCAAGGTCGTCTTTGCCGGGCTCATGCTCAAATGGTCCGACTTTTTCAGCTGGATCAACCATAACGTCGTACTGGGCGGCCTGGCCGCGCTGCCCTTGCTGGCGGTGCTGCTGCAACTCAAACGCCCCTGGCGGGCCCTTGTGGGCGCGCTATGCCTGTTCTGCACGGTGCTGGTGAGCTGGATGTGGCCACTGGCCCCGCAACTCTCCGCCATCCTGCCCTTGTTCCGCTGGAACTACGGGCATTTGATGCATTTCAGAGGGTTGGCTGCGTTGATCAGCGATCTGTGGCCTTACGGGACGATGCTGTTCTTGCTGGGGTTTGCGTTGAGGTGGCGGGGGGAGAATGAGCCGGACTGGTGA
- a CDS encoding chitinase C-terminal domain-containing protein, with amino-acid sequence MKSKRLALAAVPFALAAVYALGAYPTWQDGGTYTAGTIVYYNGHDYQALVTQTDYVGANWNPAATPSLWKDLGADTGGTPTPTPTPTPTATPTPAPTPTPTATPTPAPTPTPTPTPAPTPTPTPTPAPTPSGSCYTAWDSGTAYSTGATVSYNGVNYKANFWTQGNNPSTSNGATGTGQPWTIVGNCGSTTPTPTPTPTPTPTPTPTPTPTPTPTPTPTPTPTPTPTPTPTPTPTPTPTPTPTPTPAPTPSANACRPDGLIPGTSNVPYCKVYDANGREVLANGLNRRIVGYFASWRTGVDGSPTYLVNNIPWNKVSHINYAFAMVDQNTYKISIDTSATSPDISLTWPNVPGAAMDSTLPYKGHFNLLAQYKKQNPGVKIIMSIGGWAGGTGFYTMTTNADGSTNTAGINTFADSVVAFLRQYNFFDGVDIDYEHPTTNNQAGNPDDFSISTPRLKGLMTSYNLLLKTLRQKLDTAAVADNKYYMLTIAGSASGWILRGEENMSSLQYLDYASLMSYDLHGAWNQYVGPNAALYDDGNDAELKAGGVYGASQYGGIGYLNTDWAYHYYRGALQSGRINIGLPYYTRGWKGVTGGTNGLWGTTPTVSSTVTCKGIATCGQGATGIDNVWYDLDSQGNPVPGGGNPLWHALNLQNGIVPDYLDAYKVTDKTITGTYAPNYNSTLVAPWLWNATKQVFISTETEQSIQAKAQYIVDHGIGGAMIWELAGDYAWNASMNGGKGEYYMGNTLTTDIYNAFTAAAPYGNKKAETTLPTTSAAVGIVLDQWPMGDNNYPITPKMEITNNSAQTIPGGSTVEFDYPVSAPATMADQSGFGLTNTSAGYTGPNNIGGFKNNYNHAKFSIPTWQSIAPGQTVTVALNYYLPISGPSNYVVTIGGNKYILQQENPDVTVGFK; translated from the coding sequence ATGAAAAGCAAGCGGCTGGCCCTCGCGGCCGTGCCCTTTGCCCTGGCGGCGGTATATGCACTGGGTGCATACCCCACCTGGCAAGACGGCGGTACTTATACCGCAGGCACCATTGTGTATTACAACGGGCATGACTATCAGGCACTGGTAACCCAGACTGATTATGTGGGTGCCAACTGGAACCCGGCAGCGACCCCGAGCCTGTGGAAGGATCTGGGCGCCGATACCGGCGGCACTCCGACCCCGACCCCGACTCCTACACCAACCGCGACACCGACGCCGGCGCCCACGCCGACCCCGACGGCTACGCCAACACCGGCGCCCACGCCGACCCCCACGCCGACGCCAGCACCTACGCCGACGCCCACGCCCACGCCAGCGCCGACCCCGTCGGGTAGCTGTTATACCGCCTGGGATTCTGGCACCGCGTATAGCACCGGCGCGACCGTCAGCTACAACGGCGTGAACTACAAGGCCAACTTCTGGACACAGGGTAACAACCCAAGCACCAGCAATGGCGCCACGGGCACCGGCCAGCCATGGACCATCGTCGGCAACTGCGGTAGCACCACACCGACACCGACGCCAACACCGACGCCAACACCGACGCCAACACCGACGCCAACACCGACGCCAACACCGACGCCGACACCGACACCGACACCGACACCGACGCCGACGCCGACGCCGACGCCGACGCCGACGCCAACGCCAACGCCAACGCCAACGCCAACGCCCGCACCGACCCCGTCGGCCAATGCTTGCCGTCCGGATGGTCTGATCCCGGGCACCAGCAACGTGCCGTACTGCAAGGTGTATGACGCCAACGGCCGTGAAGTGCTGGCCAATGGCCTGAATCGCCGTATCGTTGGTTACTTCGCCAGCTGGCGTACCGGTGTGGATGGCTCACCGACTTACCTGGTGAACAACATCCCCTGGAACAAGGTGTCGCACATCAACTATGCATTCGCCATGGTTGACCAGAACACCTACAAGATCAGCATCGACACCAGCGCCACCAGCCCGGATATCAGCCTGACCTGGCCGAATGTCCCGGGTGCGGCCATGGATAGCACGCTGCCGTACAAAGGCCACTTCAACCTGCTGGCCCAGTACAAGAAGCAGAATCCTGGCGTGAAGATCATCATGTCGATCGGTGGCTGGGCTGGCGGTACCGGTTTCTACACCATGACCACCAATGCCGATGGCAGCACCAACACGGCCGGTATCAATACGTTTGCCGATTCTGTGGTGGCGTTCCTGCGTCAGTACAACTTCTTTGATGGCGTGGATATCGATTACGAACATCCCACCACCAACAACCAGGCCGGCAACCCGGACGACTTCAGCATCTCTACCCCGCGTCTGAAGGGGCTGATGACCAGCTACAACCTGTTGCTCAAGACCCTGCGCCAGAAACTGGATACCGCAGCGGTAGCGGACAACAAGTACTACATGCTGACCATCGCCGGTTCGGCTTCGGGCTGGATCTTGCGTGGCGAAGAGAACATGTCTTCCCTGCAATATCTGGACTACGCCAGCCTGATGTCGTATGACCTGCACGGCGCCTGGAACCAGTATGTCGGCCCGAATGCTGCGCTCTATGACGATGGCAATGATGCTGAACTGAAAGCAGGCGGCGTGTACGGCGCTTCGCAATACGGTGGCATTGGCTATCTGAATACCGACTGGGCTTACCACTACTACCGCGGCGCACTGCAGTCTGGCCGGATCAACATCGGTCTGCCGTACTACACCCGTGGCTGGAAGGGCGTGACCGGCGGTACCAATGGCCTGTGGGGCACCACGCCGACTGTCAGCAGCACCGTGACTTGCAAGGGCATTGCCACTTGCGGCCAGGGCGCTACCGGCATCGACAACGTCTGGTATGACCTGGATAGCCAGGGCAATCCGGTACCGGGCGGCGGCAACCCGCTGTGGCATGCGCTGAACCTGCAAAACGGCATCGTGCCGGATTACCTTGATGCTTATAAGGTGACCGACAAGACCATCACCGGGACCTACGCGCCGAACTACAACTCGACGCTGGTTGCGCCGTGGTTGTGGAACGCCACCAAGCAGGTGTTTATCTCCACCGAAACCGAGCAGTCCATCCAGGCCAAGGCGCAATACATTGTCGATCACGGCATTGGCGGCGCAATGATCTGGGAACTGGCCGGTGACTACGCCTGGAACGCCAGCATGAACGGCGGCAAGGGCGAGTACTACATGGGCAACACCCTGACTACCGATATCTACAACGCCTTCACTGCTGCCGCGCCGTATGGCAACAAGAAGGCAGAAACCACGCTGCCGACCACCTCGGCTGCGGTAGGTATCGTGCTGGATCAGTGGCCGATGGGTGATAACAACTACCCGATCACGCCCAAGATGGAGATCACCAACAACTCCGCCCAGACCATTCCGGGTGGCAGCACGGTTGAGTTCGATTACCCGGTATCCGCACCGGCGACGATGGCAGACCAGTCCGGTTTCGGTCTGACCAACACGTCGGCAGGCTATACCGGCCCGAACAACATCGGTGGTTTCAAGAACAACTACAACCACGCGAAGTTCAGCATCCCGACCTGGCAAAGCATCGCTCCGGGCCAGACCGTGACCGTCGCACTGAACTACTATCTGCCGATCTCCGGTCCGTCCAACTATGTGGTCACCATTGGTGGCAACAAGTACATCCTGCAGCAAGAGAACCCGGATGTGACGGTGGGCTTCAAGTAA
- a CDS encoding acyl-CoA thioesterase produces MTDTPRHKLTMTVLMMPEMANFSGNVHGGQLLKLLDEVAYACASRYAGTYVVTLSVDQVMFKQPIHVGELVTFLASVNYTGRTSMEIGIKVIAENIRERTVRHTNSCYFTMVAMGDDGKPAMVPEMVPSDEVERQRWQDAEGRRVARLKKNG; encoded by the coding sequence ATGACTGACACGCCGCGCCACAAACTCACCATGACCGTGCTGATGATGCCGGAGATGGCCAATTTCTCTGGCAATGTCCATGGCGGGCAGTTGCTGAAATTGCTGGACGAAGTGGCCTACGCCTGCGCCAGCCGCTACGCCGGCACGTATGTCGTGACCTTGTCGGTGGATCAGGTGATGTTCAAGCAGCCGATTCACGTGGGCGAGCTGGTGACCTTTCTTGCCAGCGTGAACTACACCGGGCGGACCTCGATGGAGATCGGCATCAAGGTGATCGCCGAGAACATCCGCGAGCGGACGGTGCGGCATACCAATAGTTGCTATTTCACCATGGTGGCGATGGGGGATGATGGCAAGCCGGCGATGGTGCCGGAGATGGTGCCTTCGGATGAGGTTGAGCGGCAGCGCTGGCAGGATGCTGAGGGGCGGCGGGTGGCGCGGTTGAAGAAAAACGGGTGA